The following coding sequences lie in one Rutidosis leptorrhynchoides isolate AG116_Rl617_1_P2 chromosome 6, CSIRO_AGI_Rlap_v1, whole genome shotgun sequence genomic window:
- the LOC139852441 gene encoding protein DEHYDRATION-INDUCED 19 homolog 4-like isoform X4, with product MDPNSWTRLSTTNSSSRRYQSRSDAFHFVEETDVDEPRPEYLCPFCAEDFDIVGLCCHIDEEHTVQAKNGVCPICAKRVGTGLVSHMTMQHGSLLKVQRKRRFRRGGSNSTLSILKKELREGNLHSLLGGSSYSVPSSVNTEPDPLLSSFIYNAGDEPLEDQTISSAAAMSVVESSNTSEKQKVVTLSDEDQEEKARRSEFVQGLLMSTFLNDDL from the exons ATGGACCCTAATTCATGGACTCGTCTCTCTACTACCAATTCTTCTTCACGGCGTTATCAATCTCGATCAG ATGCGTTTCATTTTGTCGAAGAGACTGATGTGGATGAGCCGAGACCTGAGTACTTGTGCCCATTTTGTGCAGAGGATTTTGACATTGTGGGTCTTTGTTGTCATATTGATGAAGAGCATACGGTTCAAGCAAAGAATGGG GTATGCCCAATATGTGCAAAACGGGTTGGAACCGGTTTGGTCAGTCATATGACCATGCAGCATGGAAGTCTTTTAAAG GTTCAACGTAAGAGGAGATTTCGAAGAGGTGGATCAAACTCAACTCTTTCTATATTAAAGAAAGAGTTACGAGAAGGAAACTTACATTCTCTTCTAGGAGGTTCGTCGTATTCGGTTCCGTCATCTGTCAACACAGAGCCCGACCCGTTGTTATCTTCTTTCATTTACAATGCTGGTGATGAACCCTTAGAAGATCAAACTATTTCCTCTGCAGCAGCAATGTCAGTAGTAGAAAGCTCAAATACAAG TGAGAAACAGAAGGTTGTTACACTTTCTGATGAAGATCAGGAGGAGAAAGCTCGGCGAAGTGAGTTTGTGCAAGGCCTGCTGATGTCAACTTTCCTCAATGATGACTTATAA
- the LOC139852441 gene encoding protein DEHYDRATION-INDUCED 19 homolog 4-like isoform X3, producing MDPNSWTRLSTTNSSSRRYQSRSADAFHFVEETDVDEPRPEYLCPFCAEDFDIVGLCCHIDEEHTVQAKNGVCPICAKRVGTGLVSHMTMQHGSLLKVQRKRRFRRGGSNSTLSILKKELREGNLHSLLGGSSYSVPSSVNTEPDPLLSSFIYNAGDEPLEDQTISSAAAMSVVESSNTSEKQKVVTLSDEDQEEKARRSEFVQGLLMSTFLNDDL from the exons ATGGACCCTAATTCATGGACTCGTCTCTCTACTACCAATTCTTCTTCACGGCGTTATCAATCTCGATCAG CAGATGCGTTTCATTTTGTCGAAGAGACTGATGTGGATGAGCCGAGACCTGAGTACTTGTGCCCATTTTGTGCAGAGGATTTTGACATTGTGGGTCTTTGTTGTCATATTGATGAAGAGCATACGGTTCAAGCAAAGAATGGG GTATGCCCAATATGTGCAAAACGGGTTGGAACCGGTTTGGTCAGTCATATGACCATGCAGCATGGAAGTCTTTTAAAG GTTCAACGTAAGAGGAGATTTCGAAGAGGTGGATCAAACTCAACTCTTTCTATATTAAAGAAAGAGTTACGAGAAGGAAACTTACATTCTCTTCTAGGAGGTTCGTCGTATTCGGTTCCGTCATCTGTCAACACAGAGCCCGACCCGTTGTTATCTTCTTTCATTTACAATGCTGGTGATGAACCCTTAGAAGATCAAACTATTTCCTCTGCAGCAGCAATGTCAGTAGTAGAAAGCTCAAATACAAG TGAGAAACAGAAGGTTGTTACACTTTCTGATGAAGATCAGGAGGAGAAAGCTCGGCGAAGTGAGTTTGTGCAAGGCCTGCTGATGTCAACTTTCCTCAATGATGACTTATAA
- the LOC139852441 gene encoding protein DEHYDRATION-INDUCED 19 homolog 7-like isoform X1 has protein sequence MDPNSWTRLSTTNSSSRRYQSRSADAFHFVEETDVDEPRPEYLCPFCAEDFDIVGLCCHIDEEHTVQAKNGVCPICAKRVGTGLVSHMTMQHGSLLKVQRKRRFRRGGSNSTLSILKKELREGNLHSLLGGSSYSVPSSVNTEPDPLLSSFIYNAGDEPLEDQTISSAAAMSVVESSNTSSEKQKVVTLSDEDQEEKARRSEFVQGLLMSTFLNDDL, from the exons ATGGACCCTAATTCATGGACTCGTCTCTCTACTACCAATTCTTCTTCACGGCGTTATCAATCTCGATCAG CAGATGCGTTTCATTTTGTCGAAGAGACTGATGTGGATGAGCCGAGACCTGAGTACTTGTGCCCATTTTGTGCAGAGGATTTTGACATTGTGGGTCTTTGTTGTCATATTGATGAAGAGCATACGGTTCAAGCAAAGAATGGG GTATGCCCAATATGTGCAAAACGGGTTGGAACCGGTTTGGTCAGTCATATGACCATGCAGCATGGAAGTCTTTTAAAG GTTCAACGTAAGAGGAGATTTCGAAGAGGTGGATCAAACTCAACTCTTTCTATATTAAAGAAAGAGTTACGAGAAGGAAACTTACATTCTCTTCTAGGAGGTTCGTCGTATTCGGTTCCGTCATCTGTCAACACAGAGCCCGACCCGTTGTTATCTTCTTTCATTTACAATGCTGGTGATGAACCCTTAGAAGATCAAACTATTTCCTCTGCAGCAGCAATGTCAGTAGTAGAAAGCTCAAATACAAG CAGTGAGAAACAGAAGGTTGTTACACTTTCTGATGAAGATCAGGAGGAGAAAGCTCGGCGAAGTGAGTTTGTGCAAGGCCTGCTGATGTCAACTTTCCTCAATGATGACTTATAA
- the LOC139852441 gene encoding protein DEHYDRATION-INDUCED 19 homolog 7-like isoform X2: MDPNSWTRLSTTNSSSRRYQSRSDAFHFVEETDVDEPRPEYLCPFCAEDFDIVGLCCHIDEEHTVQAKNGVCPICAKRVGTGLVSHMTMQHGSLLKVQRKRRFRRGGSNSTLSILKKELREGNLHSLLGGSSYSVPSSVNTEPDPLLSSFIYNAGDEPLEDQTISSAAAMSVVESSNTSSEKQKVVTLSDEDQEEKARRSEFVQGLLMSTFLNDDL; encoded by the exons ATGGACCCTAATTCATGGACTCGTCTCTCTACTACCAATTCTTCTTCACGGCGTTATCAATCTCGATCAG ATGCGTTTCATTTTGTCGAAGAGACTGATGTGGATGAGCCGAGACCTGAGTACTTGTGCCCATTTTGTGCAGAGGATTTTGACATTGTGGGTCTTTGTTGTCATATTGATGAAGAGCATACGGTTCAAGCAAAGAATGGG GTATGCCCAATATGTGCAAAACGGGTTGGAACCGGTTTGGTCAGTCATATGACCATGCAGCATGGAAGTCTTTTAAAG GTTCAACGTAAGAGGAGATTTCGAAGAGGTGGATCAAACTCAACTCTTTCTATATTAAAGAAAGAGTTACGAGAAGGAAACTTACATTCTCTTCTAGGAGGTTCGTCGTATTCGGTTCCGTCATCTGTCAACACAGAGCCCGACCCGTTGTTATCTTCTTTCATTTACAATGCTGGTGATGAACCCTTAGAAGATCAAACTATTTCCTCTGCAGCAGCAATGTCAGTAGTAGAAAGCTCAAATACAAG CAGTGAGAAACAGAAGGTTGTTACACTTTCTGATGAAGATCAGGAGGAGAAAGCTCGGCGAAGTGAGTTTGTGCAAGGCCTGCTGATGTCAACTTTCCTCAATGATGACTTATAA
- the LOC139854914 gene encoding uncharacterized protein — MDKTFKMLEFLVDDSDDKKIVSFVNSLTQKEDDGEASSSRVPRSRIYIARDREDAAIRQYLRKPTAEDIARLYNFHAQKHGLPGMLSSIDCMHWEWKNCPVAWQGQYTRGSNNDINVLNFSPLFNTIKDGTAPPSPFEVNGRRYERGYYLGDGIYPEWAMLVKAPHNPTDEPRKKFKRFQESARKDIEHLFGVLQGRFLMLKTPVRSIYFNKIRRHMYACVVLHNMIQENNGFVIGRREERMIQRNPPRRLEWNLRDRDARIKEIRDKQVHK, encoded by the exons ATGGATAAAACTTTCAAAATGTTAGAGTTTCTTGTGGATGATTCAGATGACAAAAAGATTGTTAGTTTTGTTAATAGTCTGACGCAAAAAGAAGACGATGGAGAGGCAAGTAGTTCTCGGGTCCCTCGATCCCGGATTTATATTGCTAGGGATCGAGAAGATGCGGCTATAAG ACAGTATTTGCGAAAACCAACTGCCGAAGATATTGCTAGACTTTATAATTTTCATGCACAAAAACATGGTTTACCGGGTATGTTAAGTAGtatcgattgtatgcattgggagtgGAAGAATTGTCCTGTTGCTTGGCAAGGACAGTACACAAGAG GTTCGAACAACGATATTAACGTTTTGAATTTTTCTCCATTGTTTAACACTATAAAAGATGGAACAGCTCCACCTTCACCCTTTGAAGTAAATGGTCGTCGCTACGAAAGAGGGTATTACTTAGGTGATGGTATATACCCAGAATGGGCTATGTTGGTAAAAGCGCCTCATAATCCAACTGACGAACCTCGTAAAAAATTCAAAAGGTTTCAAGAAAGTGCAAGGAAAGATATTGAGCATTTATTTGGAGTATTACAGGGTAGATTTTTAATGCTAAAAACTCCAGTGAGATCTATTTacttcaacaaaattagaagacatatGTATGCTTGTGTTGTTCTACATAACATGATTCAAGAAAATAACGGTTTTGTGATTGGACGGCGAGAAGAAAGAATGATACAAAGGAACCCACCAAGACGTTTAGAATGGAATTTGAGGGATCGAGATGCAAGGATTAAGGAAATAAGAGATAAGCAAGTTCACAAATAG
- the LOC139854915 gene encoding uncharacterized protein, whose protein sequence is MVSMFSIAAWNIRGLNPTPKQNEVTDVVCAVLESHVTMDKLGGICNKVFPRWDWLSNANTCVRGTRILLGWDSDVVNVMVLAMTDQVVHCLIDTIEGNNKFFISFIYANNNYFRRRLLWRDLSMHKGFVGNYPWVMMGDFNASLYLDDSSVSTLKITLAMREFSECVESLRMTDVNQKGLRYTWNQRPNATTGLLKKIDRVMENNEFISKYSDSYAVFQPYRILDHSPAILKIPMAIRNRPRTFKFCNFVIHKPDFQNVVSKGWKKVVEGHNMYKVVKKMRFLKKPLRKLMWCNGDLHERVVKLRDSLNNAQRLLDANPYDMQLRMDENQCLQKYNNALLD, encoded by the coding sequence ATGGTTTCAATGTTTAGTATAGCTGCATGGAACATAAGGGGATTGAACCCAACCCCTAAGCAAAATGAGGTTACTGATGTTGTTTGCGCTGTTCTTGAATCACATGTTACTATGGACAAGCTTGGTGGTATATGTAATAAAGTGTTTCCTAGATGGGATTGGTTATCTAACGCTAACACTTGTGTTCGAGGCACACGTATTTTACTTGGTTGGGATTCAGACGTAGTTAATGTCATGGTGTTAGCAATGACTGATCAGGTTGTTCATTGTTTGATTGATACGATTGAAGGTAATAATAAGTTCTTTATCTCGTTTATTTATGCCAATAATAACTATTTTAGGCGAAGATTATTATGGCGAGATTTGAGTATGCACAAAGGGTTTGTTGGTAATTACCCGTGGGTTATGATGGGGGATTTCAATGCATCTCTCTACTTGGATGATTCATCGGTAAGTACGTTGAAAATTACTTTGGCTATGCGTGAATTTAGTGAATGTGTTGAAAGTCTCCGAATGACTGATGTAAACCAAAAGGGCTTGAGATATACGTGGAATCAAAGACCTAATGCTACGACTGGTTTACTAAAGAAGATTGATAGAGTCATGGAAAATAATGAGTTTATTAGTAAGTATTCAGATTCATATGCTGTATTTCAGCCTTATCGTATATTGGACCATAGTCCCGCTATTCTGAAAATTCCTATGGCTATTCGCAACCGTCCAAGAACATTTAAGTTCTGTAATTTTGTTATTCATAAGCCTGATTTTCAGAATGTTGTTAGTAAGGGTTGGAAAAAAGTGGTGGAAGGTCATAATATGTACAAAGTTGTTAAAAAGATGCGATTTTTGAAAAAGCCTCTAAGAAAATTGATGTGGTGTAATGGTGATTTGCATGAAAGGGTTGTGAAACTTAGAGATTCTCTTAATAATGCTCAGCGTTTGCTAGACGCAAACCCATATGATATGCAATTGCGTATGGATGAGAACCAGTGTTTGCAAAAGTACAATAACGCGTTACTCGACTAA